One region of Ornithinibacter aureus genomic DNA includes:
- the pntB gene encoding Re/Si-specific NAD(P)(+) transhydrogenase subunit beta, whose amino-acid sequence MSVPVTLVQGAYIVAGLAFILALAGLSRHETARSGNRFGIIGMSIALGATILAATAGTSVSAGGLELSSVGSGWLGLALILAAMGIGGAIGLDRAKKVEMTGMPELIAMLHSFVGLAAVLVGWNSSVEKTPYPVIHDVEVAVGVFIGAVTFTGSIVAFLKLSARIKSAPLMLPGRNWLNLGAIGAFAVLTLVYVLMPHDAGLARGLVLALITVVALALGWHLVASIGGGDMPVVVSMLNSYSGWAAAAAGFLLGNDLLIITGALVGSSGAYLSYIMCKAMNRSFISVIAGGFGVEGGTVAADVDYGEHREITAQGAAEMLANARSVVITPGYGMAVAQAQYPVADLTRKLRERGIDVKFAIHPVAGRLPGHMNVLLAEAKVPYDIVLEMDEVNDDLADVDVVLVIGANDTVNPAASEDPSSPIAGMPVVRVWEAANVIVFKRSMATGYAGVQNPLFFKENSQMLFGDAKDRVEDIIKAL is encoded by the coding sequence ATGAGCGTGCCCGTGACCCTCGTGCAGGGGGCCTACATCGTGGCGGGGTTGGCCTTCATCCTCGCGCTGGCCGGGTTGTCCCGGCACGAGACCGCTCGGTCGGGCAACCGGTTCGGCATCATCGGCATGAGCATCGCCCTCGGGGCGACGATCCTGGCCGCGACCGCGGGGACGTCCGTCTCCGCCGGTGGCCTGGAGCTGTCCTCCGTCGGCAGCGGCTGGTTGGGCCTGGCGCTGATCCTCGCGGCGATGGGCATCGGGGGCGCGATCGGGCTGGACCGGGCCAAGAAGGTCGAGATGACCGGCATGCCCGAGCTCATCGCGATGCTGCACAGTTTCGTCGGTCTCGCGGCCGTGCTCGTGGGCTGGAACTCCTCGGTCGAGAAGACGCCGTACCCCGTGATCCACGACGTCGAGGTCGCGGTCGGGGTGTTCATCGGTGCAGTGACGTTCACCGGCTCGATCGTCGCGTTCCTCAAGCTGTCGGCGCGCATCAAGTCGGCCCCGCTCATGCTTCCCGGGCGCAACTGGCTCAACCTCGGCGCCATCGGGGCGTTCGCCGTCCTGACCCTCGTCTACGTGCTGATGCCGCACGACGCGGGCCTTGCGCGCGGTCTCGTCCTCGCCCTGATCACGGTGGTCGCGCTAGCCCTGGGCTGGCACCTCGTCGCCTCCATCGGTGGCGGTGACATGCCCGTGGTCGTGTCGATGCTCAACAGCTACTCCGGCTGGGCGGCGGCCGCGGCCGGGTTCCTGCTCGGCAACGACCTGCTCATCATCACCGGTGCACTGGTCGGTTCCTCGGGTGCGTACCTGTCCTACATCATGTGCAAGGCGATGAACCGGTCGTTCATCTCCGTCATCGCCGGCGGGTTCGGCGTCGAGGGTGGCACCGTGGCCGCTGACGTCGACTACGGCGAGCACCGCGAGATCACCGCCCAGGGCGCTGCCGAGATGCTCGCCAACGCCCGGTCGGTGGTCATCACCCCCGGGTACGGCATGGCCGTCGCCCAGGCGCAGTACCCGGTCGCCGACCTCACCCGCAAGCTGCGTGAGCGCGGCATCGACGTGAAGTTCGCGATCCACCCGGTCGCCGGTCGCCTGCCCGGACACATGAACGTCCTGCTCGCCGAGGCCAAGGTGCCCTACGACATCGTCCTCGAGATGGACGAGGTCAACGACGACCTCGCCGACGTCGACGTCGTCCTCGTCATCGGGGCCAACGACACCGTCAACCCCGCGGCATCCGAAGACCCCTCCTCGCCCATCGCGGGGATGCCGGTCGTGCGGGTGTGGGAGGCGGCGAACGTCATCGTGTTTAAGCGCTCCATGGCCACGGGCTACGCCGGCGTGCAGAACCCGCTCTTCTTCAAGGAGAACTCGCAGATGCTCTTCGGCGACGCCAAGGACCGCGTCGAGGACATCATCAAGGCACTCTGA
- a CDS encoding HAAS signaling domain-containing protein — MSSTHPQVEAYLDDLARMLADIDPGERDDILASVREHLDAEIAAGHGSDAVVNATLLRLGPPEQVAAAARTNANSTTSSTTPGLIRVASLATALATLPGLLLVLWVKVTGLRQAGVTPLEPGWPEEVSLFALNGVEALYLMLLCAPVWLVGLGCAVASEGLQRRTRQRLIWAGPTGFFAGLVTLQPEGPSIVGAFALLVLVVAVAAVGLACRAAWREAENPVALEP; from the coding sequence ATGAGCAGCACCCACCCGCAGGTCGAGGCCTACCTCGACGACCTCGCGCGCATGCTGGCCGACATCGACCCTGGTGAGCGCGACGACATCCTCGCGTCCGTTCGAGAGCACCTCGACGCCGAGATCGCTGCTGGCCATGGGTCGGATGCCGTGGTGAACGCGACGCTGTTGCGTCTCGGCCCGCCGGAGCAGGTCGCAGCCGCGGCCCGCACCAACGCCAACTCCACCACCAGTTCCACCACCCCGGGGCTCATTCGCGTGGCGAGCCTGGCCACCGCGCTGGCGACGCTGCCAGGGCTCCTGCTCGTGCTCTGGGTCAAGGTCACCGGTCTGCGGCAGGCGGGCGTCACCCCTCTCGAACCCGGCTGGCCCGAGGAGGTGAGCCTCTTCGCCCTCAACGGAGTCGAAGCGCTCTACCTCATGCTTCTCTGCGCGCCCGTCTGGCTGGTCGGGCTGGGGTGCGCCGTCGCCAGCGAAGGCCTCCAGCGCCGCACCCGCCAGCGCCTCATCTGGGCAGGGCCGACCGGCTTCTTCGCTGGGCTGGTGACGCTGCAACCGGAGGGCCCGTCCATCGTCGGAGCCTTTGCCCTGCTGGTGCTGGTCGTTGCCGTCGCCGCAGTCGGCCTCGCCTGTCGAGCCGCGTGGCGCGAAGCCGAGAACCCCGTGGCCCTCGAGCCCTGA
- a CDS encoding PadR family transcriptional regulator has protein sequence MEPGDSVILTHLRRGALEHVILAMLDGEALYGLDIARRLGADDVLLSGEGTLYPLLARLRKQGLVETTWAESTAGPPRRYYSLTDDGHTALAAFRRTWTTFRDAVDAALEGGHP, from the coding sequence ATGGAACCCGGCGACAGCGTCATCTTGACGCACCTGCGTCGCGGCGCTCTCGAGCACGTCATCCTCGCGATGCTCGACGGCGAAGCGCTCTACGGGCTCGACATCGCCCGTCGGCTCGGCGCCGATGACGTGCTGCTCTCCGGCGAGGGGACGCTGTACCCCCTGCTGGCCCGCCTCCGGAAGCAGGGCCTGGTCGAGACGACGTGGGCGGAGTCGACCGCGGGTCCACCTCGCCGCTACTACTCGCTGACCGACGACGGCCACACCGCTCTCGCCGCGTTCCGCCGGACCTGGACGACGTTTCGCGACGCCGTCGACGCCGCACTCGAAGGGGGACACCCATGA
- a CDS encoding DUF5615 family PIN-like protein encodes MITVLIDEMLPAKAAALAREEHGLQTYHVSELGLAHTDDAAIAQFARVRSWAVLTENVADFAGERGFVLVFTLRRTLPPGGAMAAGLADRLARWVAANPEPFPGQHWLR; translated from the coding sequence GTGATCACGGTCCTGATCGACGAGATGCTCCCGGCCAAGGCTGCGGCCCTCGCCCGCGAGGAGCACGGACTACAGACCTACCACGTCAGCGAACTCGGACTCGCCCACACCGACGACGCGGCGATCGCGCAGTTCGCGCGAGTTCGATCGTGGGCCGTGCTGACCGAGAACGTCGCCGACTTCGCCGGTGAGCGCGGGTTCGTCCTCGTCTTCACCCTTCGCCGCACCCTGCCCCCGGGTGGCGCCATGGCCGCAGGGCTCGCTGATCGCCTTGCCCGCTGGGTCGCTGCCAACCCGGAGCCGTTCCCCGGACAGCACTGGCTTCGCTGA
- the purM gene encoding phosphoribosylformylglycinamidine cyclo-ligase has protein sequence MSDPREQTSITYAGAGVDVEAGDKAVELMKASVRRATRPEVLGGLGGFAGMFDASAIARMARPVLATSTDGVGTKVAIAQALDRHDTIGFDLVGMVVDDIVVCGAEPLFMTDYIACGKVVPERIAAIVSGIARACEQAGVALVGGETAEHPGLLGVDEYDVAGAATGVVEHADVLGPQRVAPGDVVLGLASSGLHSNGYSLVRRVIAHAGWALDRHVDEFGRTLGEELLEPTRVYSADLLALIRADGVDVHALSHVTGGGLGANLARVLPDHLHARVDRATWTPPAIFSTVGRLGSVPQADLERTLNQGVGFVAMVPADSVDAATALLEARGIRTWAMGEVHEAATAPIEDGIEVVSGAKGVDGGSVQVVGSHPTSA, from the coding sequence GTGAGCGACCCCCGTGAGCAGACCTCCATCACGTACGCCGGGGCTGGCGTCGACGTCGAGGCCGGTGACAAGGCCGTCGAGCTGATGAAGGCCAGTGTGCGCCGGGCCACCCGCCCCGAGGTGCTCGGGGGCCTCGGGGGATTCGCCGGCATGTTCGACGCCAGCGCGATCGCCCGGATGGCCCGCCCCGTGCTCGCCACGAGCACCGACGGCGTCGGCACCAAGGTCGCCATCGCGCAGGCGCTGGACCGGCACGACACCATCGGTTTCGACCTCGTCGGCATGGTCGTCGACGACATCGTCGTGTGCGGGGCCGAGCCGCTGTTCATGACCGACTACATCGCCTGCGGCAAGGTCGTGCCCGAGCGCATCGCGGCCATCGTGTCGGGCATCGCCCGCGCGTGCGAGCAGGCCGGCGTCGCCCTGGTCGGCGGCGAGACCGCTGAGCACCCCGGACTGCTCGGCGTCGACGAGTACGACGTGGCGGGTGCCGCCACCGGTGTCGTCGAGCACGCCGACGTCCTCGGCCCGCAGCGGGTCGCCCCCGGTGACGTTGTCCTCGGCCTGGCCAGCAGCGGCCTGCACTCCAACGGCTACTCCCTCGTGCGCCGGGTCATCGCCCACGCGGGCTGGGCCCTGGACCGGCACGTCGATGAGTTCGGGCGCACCCTCGGCGAAGAGCTCCTCGAGCCGACCCGCGTCTACTCCGCCGACCTGCTGGCCCTCATCCGGGCGGACGGCGTCGACGTGCACGCCCTCTCGCACGTCACCGGGGGCGGGCTCGGGGCCAACCTCGCGCGCGTCCTGCCCGACCACCTGCACGCCCGGGTCGACCGCGCCACCTGGACCCCGCCGGCGATCTTCTCCACCGTCGGCCGGCTCGGCTCGGTGCCGCAGGCCGACCTCGAGCGCACCCTCAACCAGGGGGTCGGCTTCGTGGCCATGGTCCCGGCCGACTCGGTCGACGCCGCCACAGCTCTCCTCGAAGCACGCGGCATCCGGACCTGGGCGATGGGCGAGGTGCACGAGGCCGCCACCGCCCCCATCGAGGACGGCATCGAGGTCGTCAGCGGCGCCAAGGGTGTCGACGGCGGCTCGGTCCAGGTCGTCGGCTCCCACCCCACCTCCGCCTGA
- a CDS encoding cysteine hydrolase family protein — protein sequence MADAHAPRGSDGAGGDWLVIVDPQVIFADPQNSPWGSAMWAGTVDHIARLAAASTPSRTIITRFVADPSLGGSWRPYYEEWPFALVPGDDPLYAVVPELADVAGHVVTAGTFGKWPVLRDLVGEGARLTLTGVSTDCCVLSTALPAADAGATVHIAAAGCAGSSEENHQRALDAMSLYGPQITIID from the coding sequence ATGGCTGACGCGCACGCCCCGAGGGGCTCGGACGGCGCGGGCGGCGACTGGCTCGTCATCGTCGACCCCCAGGTCATCTTCGCCGACCCGCAGAACTCACCGTGGGGGTCGGCGATGTGGGCTGGGACGGTCGATCACATCGCGAGGCTCGCCGCGGCATCCACCCCGTCGCGCACCATCATCACGCGCTTCGTGGCCGACCCGTCGCTCGGCGGCTCGTGGAGGCCGTACTACGAGGAGTGGCCGTTCGCGCTCGTGCCGGGTGACGACCCGCTGTACGCCGTCGTGCCGGAACTGGCCGACGTTGCCGGCCACGTGGTCACGGCGGGCACGTTCGGCAAATGGCCGGTGCTGCGCGACCTCGTCGGCGAGGGCGCCCGGCTGACCCTGACGGGGGTGTCGACCGACTGCTGCGTGCTCTCGACTGCGTTGCCTGCGGCGGATGCCGGGGCCACGGTTCACATCGCGGCCGCCGGGTGCGCGGGGTCGAGCGAGGAGAACCACCAGCGTGCGCTGGACGCCATGTCGCTCTACGGGCCGCAGATCACCATCATCGACTAA
- a CDS encoding purine-cytosine permease family protein, with protein MTDTTVAATQRLGIETTGIEIIDESERTAQPKDLFWPWFAANVSVFGISYAAFVLGFGISFWQATLVTVLGIVTSFVLCGIVAIAGKRGSAPTMILSRAAFGVTGQKVPGVISWLVSIGWETFLAIMAVLATATVFEQLGWGGGTGTKVVAAVVVAAIIVLASVAGYHIIMRMQSVLTWVTGAVTILFVIIAAREIDWSAVAALPSGPTQSVIGAFVMLMTGFGLGWINISADWSRYQHRSASGGAIVFWNTLGGALAPVLLVTFGLMLSASNEEVLAGIPSDPIGTLATILPTWFLVPFLVAVIMSLISGAVLGIYSSGLTLLSLGVRIPRPAAALVDGIILTLGTFFVVFVAQDFLGPFQSFLITLGVPLASWAGIMIADIALRKRDYDDDALFDVRGRYGSWDWVSIATMGVASVIGWGLVVNNFAQDAAWNNWQGYLLEPLRLGTYVDDPAGGYWEGAWPYANLGVLLALVLSFAVTYVARRAKVEQQEALVDG; from the coding sequence ATGACTGACACCACCGTCGCCGCCACGCAGCGGCTGGGGATCGAGACCACGGGCATCGAGATCATCGACGAGTCCGAGCGAACGGCCCAGCCCAAAGACCTGTTCTGGCCGTGGTTCGCGGCCAACGTGTCGGTCTTCGGCATCTCCTACGCGGCGTTCGTGCTCGGGTTCGGCATCTCGTTCTGGCAGGCCACCCTGGTCACGGTGCTCGGCATCGTCACCTCGTTCGTGCTGTGCGGCATCGTCGCGATCGCCGGCAAGCGCGGTTCGGCCCCGACGATGATCCTGTCTCGCGCCGCCTTCGGGGTGACCGGGCAGAAGGTGCCGGGCGTCATCTCGTGGCTGGTGTCGATCGGCTGGGAGACCTTCCTGGCGATCATGGCCGTGCTCGCCACCGCGACCGTGTTCGAGCAGCTCGGTTGGGGCGGTGGCACGGGGACGAAGGTCGTGGCAGCCGTCGTCGTCGCGGCCATCATCGTGCTCGCGTCGGTCGCCGGCTACCACATCATCATGCGGATGCAGTCGGTGCTCACCTGGGTCACCGGCGCCGTGACGATCCTCTTCGTCATCATCGCCGCCCGCGAGATCGACTGGTCAGCCGTCGCCGCGCTGCCGTCCGGCCCGACGCAGTCGGTCATCGGCGCGTTCGTCATGCTCATGACGGGCTTCGGCCTGGGCTGGATCAACATCTCAGCGGACTGGTCGCGCTACCAGCACCGGTCGGCCTCCGGTGGCGCCATCGTCTTCTGGAACACCCTCGGCGGTGCCTTGGCTCCCGTCCTGCTCGTGACCTTCGGGCTGATGCTCTCGGCGTCCAACGAGGAGGTGCTGGCCGGCATCCCGAGCGACCCGATCGGCACCCTCGCGACGATCCTGCCGACGTGGTTCCTCGTTCCGTTCCTCGTCGCGGTGATCATGTCGCTGATCTCCGGCGCCGTCCTCGGCATCTACTCCTCGGGGCTGACGCTGCTCTCGCTCGGGGTGCGCATCCCGCGGCCGGCCGCGGCCCTGGTCGACGGCATCATCCTCACCCTGGGCACGTTCTTCGTCGTCTTCGTGGCGCAGGACTTCCTCGGGCCGTTCCAGAGCTTCCTCATCACCCTCGGGGTGCCGCTCGCGTCGTGGGCAGGGATCATGATCGCCGACATCGCCCTGCGCAAGCGCGACTACGACGACGACGCCCTGTTCGACGTGCGCGGTCGCTACGGCTCGTGGGACTGGGTCTCGATCGCGACGATGGGGGTCGCGTCGGTGATCGGCTGGGGCCTGGTCGTCAACAACTTCGCCCAGGATGCCGCGTGGAACAACTGGCAGGGCTACCTCCTGGAGCCGCTTCGCCTCGGCACGTACGTCGACGACCCGGCCGGTGGGTACTGGGAAGGTGCCTGGCCGTACGCCAACCTCGGGGTGCTGCTCGCCCTGGTCCTGTCGTTCGCGGTGACCTACGTGGCGCGCCGGGCAAAGGTGGAGCAGCAGGAAGCTCTCGTCGATGGCTGA
- a CDS encoding DUF3073 domain-containing protein, translating into MGRGRAKAKQTKVARELKYFSPDTDLSALERELHGVSQTGGGRTSTDDREEDDDDYGSWSPGRR; encoded by the coding sequence ATGGGGCGCGGCCGAGCCAAAGCCAAGCAGACGAAGGTCGCTCGCGAGCTGAAGTACTTCAGCCCCGACACCGACCTCTCCGCGCTTGAGCGCGAACTTCACGGTGTTTCCCAGACGGGCGGCGGTCGCACCTCGACCGACGACCGCGAGGAGGACGACGACGACTACGGGTCGTGGTCTCCGGGCCGGCGTTGA
- a CDS encoding Glu/Leu/Phe/Val family dehydrogenase produces MATELITLAGHEQVVFCTDPDTGLRAIIALHDTALGPGLGGTRFHPYASMDQALADVLRLSRAMTSKNAVAGLDHGGGKGVILGDPNRDKTPELLRAYGRFVESLGGRYVTACDVGTYVADMDVVGESTRWATGRSPERGGAGDSSVLTAYGVFQGMRAAAQHVWGEPTLAGRRVGIAGVGKVGRRLTDQLLEDGAQVVVTDVNPDAVRDLVARHPSVCALNDVDDLVREELDVYSPNALGGALDEVTVDLLRARIVCGGANNQLVSEGHGGTAERLRERGITYAPDFLVNAGGVIQVSDELHGFDMERARRRTATIFDHTLEVLRSADAEDVTPAVAADRLAERRIAAGGPRPWLPAGEHRDT; encoded by the coding sequence ATGGCCACCGAACTCATCACCCTCGCCGGGCACGAGCAGGTCGTGTTCTGCACCGACCCCGACACCGGCCTGCGAGCGATCATCGCCCTGCACGACACCGCCCTGGGGCCGGGGCTCGGCGGCACCCGCTTCCACCCCTACGCCTCGATGGACCAGGCCCTCGCCGACGTGCTGCGCCTGTCGCGCGCGATGACGAGCAAGAACGCCGTCGCCGGGCTCGACCACGGCGGTGGCAAGGGCGTCATCCTCGGTGATCCGAACCGCGACAAGACCCCCGAGCTGCTGCGCGCCTACGGGCGGTTCGTGGAGTCCCTCGGCGGTCGCTACGTCACGGCCTGCGACGTGGGCACGTACGTGGCCGACATGGACGTCGTCGGTGAGTCGACCCGGTGGGCCACGGGGCGTTCGCCGGAGCGCGGTGGCGCCGGTGACTCCTCCGTGCTCACCGCCTACGGCGTCTTCCAGGGGATGCGGGCGGCAGCGCAGCACGTCTGGGGTGAGCCGACGCTCGCCGGGCGCCGGGTCGGCATCGCCGGGGTCGGCAAGGTCGGGCGGCGCCTCACCGACCAGCTGCTCGAGGACGGTGCACAGGTCGTCGTCACCGACGTGAACCCGGATGCCGTCCGCGACCTCGTCGCGCGGCACCCCAGCGTTTGCGCCCTGAACGACGTCGACGACCTGGTGCGCGAGGAGCTCGACGTCTACAGCCCCAACGCCCTCGGCGGCGCGCTCGACGAGGTGACCGTCGACCTTCTGAGGGCACGGATCGTCTGCGGAGGCGCCAACAACCAGCTGGTCAGCGAGGGGCACGGGGGCACGGCGGAGCGCCTGCGGGAGCGCGGCATCACCTACGCCCCCGACTTCCTCGTCAATGCGGGTGGCGTGATCCAGGTCAGCGACGAGCTGCACGGCTTCGACATGGAGCGGGCCCGCCGGCGCACGGCCACGATCTTCGACCACACCCTCGAGGTGCTGCGCAGCGCGGATGCCGAGGACGTCACCCCCGCGGTCGCCGCCGATCGCCTCGCCGAGCGCCGGATCGCCGCCGGGGGCCCGCGCCCCTGGCTGCCGGCGGGGGAACATCGCGACACCTGA
- the fgd gene encoding glucose-6-phosphate dehydrogenase (coenzyme-F420): MSEPRGLRVGYKASAEQFAPRELAGYAVRAEELGLDSVTISDHFQPWRLEGGHAPNSLAWMPWVLARTERVLVGTSVLTPTFRYNPAVLAQTFATMACLAPGRVMLGVGTGEALNEVAVGSVADGQWPEFKERFGRLRESVRLMRELWTKDSVTFEGDYYRTVDAAIYDRPDAPVPVYVAAGGPMVARYAGRVAQGFICTSGKGRELYADQLVPAVDEGLGKAGRDLGDIDRMIEIKVSWDPDPEQALANTRFWAPLSLSAEQKHSIHSPAEMERAADELPIEQVARRWVVASRPEDVVEALRMYTDLGFNHLVVHGPGHDQERFLSTFAEQVLPGVRELVPAAR; encoded by the coding sequence ATGAGCGAGCCACGCGGTCTGCGGGTCGGGTACAAGGCGTCAGCGGAGCAGTTCGCCCCGCGCGAGCTGGCGGGGTATGCCGTGCGCGCCGAGGAGCTCGGCCTGGACTCGGTGACGATCTCCGACCACTTCCAGCCGTGGCGCCTCGAGGGCGGCCACGCGCCGAACTCCCTGGCATGGATGCCGTGGGTCCTCGCGCGCACCGAGCGCGTCCTCGTGGGGACCTCGGTGCTCACCCCGACCTTCCGCTACAACCCGGCGGTGCTGGCGCAGACCTTCGCGACGATGGCGTGCTTGGCGCCCGGGCGGGTCATGCTCGGGGTGGGCACGGGGGAGGCCCTCAACGAGGTGGCGGTCGGGTCGGTCGCCGACGGGCAGTGGCCCGAGTTCAAGGAGCGCTTCGGTCGCCTGCGCGAGTCGGTGCGGCTCATGCGTGAGCTGTGGACGAAGGACAGCGTCACGTTCGAGGGCGACTACTACCGAACCGTGGATGCCGCGATCTACGACCGCCCGGACGCTCCCGTTCCGGTGTACGTCGCCGCCGGGGGGCCGATGGTCGCCCGGTACGCGGGGCGGGTCGCGCAGGGGTTCATCTGCACCTCGGGCAAGGGGCGCGAGCTCTACGCCGACCAGCTCGTGCCGGCCGTGGACGAGGGCCTGGGCAAGGCCGGGCGCGACCTCGGTGACATCGACCGGATGATCGAGATCAAGGTCAGCTGGGACCCCGACCCCGAGCAGGCCCTCGCGAACACGCGGTTCTGGGCCCCGCTGTCACTCAGTGCCGAGCAGAAGCACTCGATCCACAGCCCCGCCGAGATGGAGCGCGCGGCCGACGAGCTGCCCATCGAGCAGGTCGCCAGGCGCTGGGTCGTCGCCTCCCGCCCCGAGGACGTCGTCGAGGCGCTGCGGATGTACACCGACCTCGGCTTCAACCACCTCGTCGTCCACGGGCCCGGGCACGACCAGGAGCGGTTCCTGTCCACCTTCGCCGAGCAGGTGCTGCCCGGGGTGCGCGAACTGGTGCCGGCAGCCCGGTGA
- the folP gene encoding dihydropteroate synthase, producing the protein MSDDIAVSGHVPARVPAAPAVLRLRGRTFDAGHPAVMAIVNRTPDSFWSGSRHADLDSALDALDEAVARGADIVDVGGVRAGQEGPVVTPREEVERVVPFLAKARDRHPDLVLSLDTWRAEVAREAAQEAGIDLVNDTWAGHDRDLVHVAAQIGAGYVVSHTGGLPPRTDPVAVTYPPEPLGVVADALRTLRDGAARAVDAGVPAERVLVDPTLDFGKTTAHSLTLLRHTEAVVALGFPVLQALSRKDFVGETLDLPADDRLEGTLAATAVAAWLGATVFRAHDVRATRRVVDMVASIRGDRPAAVNVRGVPA; encoded by the coding sequence GTGAGCGACGACATCGCGGTGAGTGGGCACGTCCCCGCACGGGTGCCGGCTGCACCGGCTGTGCTGCGGCTGCGCGGCCGCACCTTCGACGCGGGTCACCCGGCCGTGATGGCCATCGTCAACCGCACTCCCGACTCCTTCTGGTCGGGCAGCCGGCACGCCGATCTCGACTCGGCGCTGGACGCCCTCGACGAGGCCGTGGCCCGGGGAGCCGACATCGTCGACGTCGGCGGCGTCCGGGCCGGGCAGGAAGGGCCGGTGGTGACCCCCCGCGAGGAGGTCGAGCGGGTGGTGCCGTTCCTCGCGAAGGCGCGCGACCGGCATCCGGACCTCGTCCTCAGCCTCGACACCTGGCGCGCCGAGGTCGCACGGGAGGCGGCGCAGGAGGCCGGCATCGACCTCGTCAACGACACCTGGGCGGGCCACGACCGCGACCTCGTGCACGTCGCAGCCCAGATCGGTGCCGGCTACGTCGTGTCGCACACCGGCGGGCTGCCGCCGCGCACCGACCCCGTCGCGGTCACCTACCCGCCCGAGCCGCTCGGTGTCGTCGCCGATGCCCTGCGGACGCTGCGCGACGGCGCCGCGCGGGCGGTGGATGCCGGGGTGCCCGCCGAGCGCGTGCTCGTCGACCCCACGCTCGACTTCGGCAAGACGACCGCGCACTCGCTGACGCTGCTGCGGCACACCGAGGCCGTCGTGGCGCTCGGTTTCCCCGTGCTGCAGGCGCTCTCGCGCAAGGACTTCGTCGGCGAGACGCTCGACCTGCCGGCTGATGACCGGCTCGAGGGCACCCTGGCCGCCACCGCGGTGGCCGCCTGGCTCGGCGCGACGGTGTTCCGGGCCCACGACGTGCGGGCCACCCGCCGGGTCGTCGACATGGTCGCGTCGATCCGCGGCGATCGACCCGCCGCCGTCAACGTGCGCGGCGTGCCCGCGTGA
- a CDS encoding CaiB/BaiF CoA transferase family protein: MTGPLDGIRVIELGGIGPTPFAGLMLAELGADVVRIDRPGERNPLALAAGLRRSRPSIAVDLKSSAGSDVVKRLVDGADVLVEGFRPGVAERLGLGPDECLARNPRLVHARMTGWGQTGPWAQRAGHDITYAAVSGTLHALGPAARPVTPVPVIGDFAGGSMYLVVGVLAALIARGTTGRGQVVDAAMVDGAAHLLTMVHGLLGAGAWRDQREANLLDGGAPFYAVYECADGKFVAVGALEPEFWAELVTGLGIDLPGEQYDPDTWEAQRAAFAAAFLTRSRDEWAEHFEGTDACVAPVLSLREAPTHPHAVGRGSFVADVNGHPVPRPGPRLSDTPLRAPGFEPVPGADTRSYLLAHGFAADEVEALITSGAVVQA; encoded by the coding sequence GTGACGGGGCCGCTGGACGGCATCCGGGTCATCGAGCTCGGAGGCATAGGCCCGACCCCGTTCGCGGGTCTCATGCTGGCCGAACTGGGCGCCGACGTCGTGCGGATCGACCGCCCGGGTGAGCGCAACCCCCTCGCCCTGGCCGCGGGGCTGCGGCGGTCCCGGCCGAGCATCGCGGTGGACCTCAAGTCCTCGGCCGGCAGCGACGTCGTCAAACGGCTCGTCGACGGGGCCGACGTGCTCGTCGAGGGCTTCCGGCCCGGGGTGGCGGAGCGGCTGGGACTCGGGCCCGACGAGTGCCTGGCCCGCAACCCGCGGCTGGTCCACGCGCGGATGACCGGCTGGGGGCAGACCGGGCCATGGGCGCAGCGCGCGGGGCACGACATCACGTATGCCGCGGTGTCGGGCACGCTGCACGCGCTCGGCCCGGCGGCTCGCCCGGTCACCCCCGTGCCCGTCATCGGCGACTTCGCCGGCGGTTCGATGTACCTCGTCGTCGGGGTGCTCGCCGCCCTGATCGCCCGCGGCACGACCGGTCGCGGCCAGGTCGTCGACGCCGCCATGGTCGACGGCGCTGCGCACCTGCTGACCATGGTCCACGGACTCCTCGGGGCAGGTGCCTGGCGCGACCAGCGTGAGGCCAACCTCCTCGACGGTGGGGCTCCCTTCTACGCCGTGTACGAGTGCGCTGACGGGAAGTTCGTCGCGGTCGGCGCGCTCGAGCCCGAGTTCTGGGCCGAGCTCGTGACGGGGCTCGGCATCGACCTGCCCGGCGAGCAGTACGACCCGGACACCTGGGAGGCCCAGCGGGCAGCCTTCGCCGCGGCCTTCCTCACGCGCTCGCGCGACGAGTGGGCGGAGCACTTCGAGGGCACCGACGCCTGCGTCGCTCCGGTGCTGTCCCTGCGCGAGGCCCCGACGCACCCGCACGCCGTCGGTCGTGGCTCCTTCGTCGCCGACGTGAACGGCCACCCCGTGCCGCGACCCGGCCCGCGGCTCTCGGACACGCCGCTGCGAGCACCTGGCTTCGAGCCCGTGCCGGGTGCGGACACCCGCTCCTACCTTCTCGCCCACGGCTTCGCTGCCGACGAGGTGGAGGCGCTCATCACGTCCGGGGCCGTGGTGCAGGCCTGA